The following proteins come from a genomic window of Heyndrickxia acidicola:
- a CDS encoding glycoside hydrolase family 13 protein, with product MNKHWWKEAVAYQIYPRSFMDSNGDGIGDIRGIISKLDYLKELGIDVIWVCPMYKSPNDDNGYDISDYQDIMKEFGAMSDFEELLEEVHKRGMKLILDLVINHTSDEHPWFIESRSSKDNPKRDWYIWRDGKNGKEPNNWESIFSGPAWKYDEETEQYFMHIFSTRQPDLNWENPEVREALYNMVNWWLDKGIDGFRVDAISHIKKEPGFPDMDNPAGLDYVPCFDFMMNVDGIDEFLLEFSQETLKKYDIMTVGEANGVRLEDAEKWVGEENGYFNMIFQFEFLDLWDKDIEGAVNVRELKRVLSKWQYGLEGMGWNALFIENHDQPRRVSTWGNDREFWKQSAKMLGTMYFLMKGTPFIYQGQEIGMTNVYFPSIHDYNDVGMINYYQIETEKGRTHEEIMKIIWERGRDNSRTPMQWNSSNMGGFTTADKTWFGVNPNYTKINVEEQLKDPDSILHFYKKLIQLRKDNPVFVHGVYQLLLEDDPALFVYTRQLGSERAIIVNNFSKKSTVITIPDELEYNDSELVLNNYDVIDKKLRKEFTLNPYETRVYLLK from the coding sequence ATGAATAAACATTGGTGGAAAGAAGCAGTTGCTTATCAAATTTATCCTCGCAGTTTTATGGATTCAAATGGCGATGGAATTGGAGATATCCGAGGGATTATATCAAAACTGGACTATTTAAAAGAATTAGGGATCGATGTCATTTGGGTTTGTCCGATGTATAAGTCTCCTAATGATGATAATGGTTATGATATCTCAGATTACCAGGATATTATGAAGGAATTCGGTGCAATGTCCGATTTTGAAGAGCTGCTGGAAGAAGTCCATAAACGCGGTATGAAGCTGATTCTTGATCTCGTAATTAATCATACGAGCGATGAACATCCGTGGTTTATCGAGTCCCGTTCCTCAAAAGATAATCCTAAGAGAGACTGGTATATTTGGAGAGACGGCAAAAACGGGAAAGAGCCAAATAACTGGGAATCTATTTTCAGCGGCCCGGCGTGGAAATATGATGAAGAGACAGAACAATATTTCATGCATATTTTCTCCACTCGCCAGCCTGACCTGAACTGGGAAAATCCTGAAGTAAGAGAAGCTCTCTACAATATGGTTAATTGGTGGCTCGATAAGGGAATTGATGGTTTTCGAGTCGATGCCATCTCCCATATTAAAAAGGAGCCGGGTTTCCCGGATATGGATAATCCAGCCGGCCTTGATTATGTACCCTGCTTTGACTTTATGATGAATGTAGATGGCATCGATGAATTTCTTTTAGAATTTTCTCAAGAGACATTGAAAAAATATGACATTATGACGGTTGGGGAAGCCAACGGAGTAAGGCTGGAAGACGCGGAAAAATGGGTTGGAGAAGAAAATGGCTATTTTAATATGATTTTTCAGTTTGAATTCTTGGACCTATGGGATAAGGATATAGAGGGCGCTGTTAATGTTCGAGAGTTAAAGAGAGTCCTGTCAAAATGGCAATATGGTTTAGAAGGCATGGGCTGGAACGCCTTGTTTATCGAAAACCATGATCAGCCACGCCGAGTTTCCACTTGGGGAAATGATCGAGAATTCTGGAAACAAAGTGCAAAAATGCTTGGAACCATGTATTTCCTTATGAAAGGAACTCCTTTTATCTATCAAGGCCAGGAAATCGGAATGACGAATGTTTATTTTCCATCTATCCATGATTATAATGACGTCGGAATGATTAACTACTATCAAATTGAAACTGAAAAAGGACGTACACACGAAGAAATCATGAAAATTATTTGGGAGAGAGGACGAGACAACTCCCGGACACCGATGCAATGGAATTCTTCAAATATGGGCGGATTTACAACTGCCGATAAGACATGGTTTGGAGTAAACCCGAATTATACGAAGATTAATGTTGAGGAACAATTAAAAGATCCAGACTCCATTCTTCATTTTTATAAAAAACTGATTCAGTTAAGAAAAGATAATCCTGTATTCGTACATGGCGTATATCAATTATTATTAGAGGACGATCCTGCATTATTTGTCTACACCCGTCAACTGGGCAGCGAAAGAGCGATCATTGTCAATAACTTTAGTAAAAAATCAACTGTTATCACGATTCCGGATGAGTTAGAGTACAATGATTCTGAGCTTGTCCTGAACAATTATGATGTAATTGACAAAAAG
- a CDS encoding LacI family DNA-binding transcriptional regulator codes for MAVTIKDVAKLAAVAPSTVSRVIADNSRISEATKQKVKKAMKELGYHPNLNARSLASQSTQTMGLVMPSSGDVVFQNPFFPTVLQGINECAHEKKYALHMTTGKSDDEILAAVVNMVQGKRVDGVILLNSRVDDKVIEYLMEREFPFVVIGKPAEHADEITHVDNDNVRVMRDATEHLIQLGHHQIAFIGGSRDLMVTIDRLSGYQQALKNAGIPLKDEYIIHEEFLREGGQEAVSELMALEDRPTALVVVDDFMALGVLGTLDELGIKVPEEISIISCNNVLLAELAKPSLTSMDINIFDLGYQASKSLIELIENCGEPTKRIIISHQLVERMSCSELDEK; via the coding sequence ATGGCTGTAACAATTAAAGATGTGGCGAAGCTGGCAGCGGTTGCTCCTTCTACTGTATCCAGAGTCATCGCAGATAACTCCAGAATCAGTGAAGCAACTAAACAAAAAGTGAAAAAAGCAATGAAGGAGCTAGGATATCACCCTAATCTGAATGCAAGAAGTCTTGCCAGCCAATCCACACAAACAATGGGGCTTGTCATGCCCAGTTCCGGAGACGTCGTGTTTCAAAATCCTTTCTTTCCGACAGTACTGCAGGGCATAAACGAATGTGCACATGAAAAAAAATACGCCTTGCATATGACAACTGGAAAATCAGATGATGAAATTCTGGCAGCGGTTGTCAATATGGTACAGGGGAAGCGAGTGGACGGAGTTATTCTCCTTAATTCCAGGGTAGACGATAAGGTTATCGAATATTTAATGGAAAGAGAGTTTCCTTTTGTTGTCATTGGGAAACCAGCTGAGCATGCTGATGAAATTACACATGTGGATAATGATAATGTCCGGGTAATGAGAGATGCGACGGAACACTTAATCCAGCTCGGGCATCATCAAATCGCCTTTATTGGAGGAAGCCGTGACCTTATGGTAACGATTGACCGTCTTAGCGGCTATCAGCAAGCGTTAAAAAATGCAGGTATTCCATTGAAGGATGAATACATTATCCATGAAGAATTCTTGCGCGAAGGCGGACAGGAAGCAGTCAGCGAGTTAATGGCATTGGAAGACCGCCCAACCGCTTTGGTAGTAGTTGACGATTTTATGGCCCTTGGTGTCTTGGGAACTCTTGATGAATTAGGAATAAAGGTACCTGAGGAGATTTCCATTATTAGCTGTAACAATGTCCTTCTTGCTGAGTTGGCAAAGCCATCATTAACTTCGATGGATATCAATATATTTGACTTGGGCTATCAGGCTTCAAAAAGCTTAATTGAGTTAATTGAAAATTGCGGTGAACCGACGAAAAGAATTATTATTTCACATCAACTCGTTGAAAGGATGTCCTGCAGCGAGCTAGATGAGAAATAA
- a CDS encoding sugar ABC transporter permease, which produces MDMKRQKVIRLTLSYLVLLAMCIIVLYPLAWIIGSSFNPGQSLSGSSIFPKHPTLAHYAELFNTNKINYLHWYFNSLKISIFTMIFTVILVSLTAYSFSRFRFVGRKNGLTGFLLLQMIPNFAALIAIYVLATLTGLLDTHIGLICIYVGGQIPMNTWLMKGYLDTIPKELDESAKIDGAGNFRIFFQIVMPLAKPIIAVIALFSFIAPFGDFIIASIMLRSDSNYTLAVGLYDLVANKFGAEFTTFAAGSVLIALPIAILFLCFQRYFVSGLTAGGTKG; this is translated from the coding sequence ATGGATATGAAAAGACAGAAAGTCATCAGACTAACACTCAGTTACCTTGTACTCTTGGCTATGTGTATAATTGTGCTTTATCCGCTTGCGTGGATTATAGGCTCATCCTTTAATCCCGGTCAAAGCTTATCCGGGTCCAGCATCTTTCCGAAGCATCCGACGCTTGCGCATTACGCAGAGCTTTTTAATACGAATAAAATCAATTATTTACATTGGTACTTTAATTCATTGAAGATCAGTATTTTTACGATGATCTTTACGGTTATCCTTGTCAGTCTTACTGCCTATTCTTTTTCCCGCTTTCGTTTTGTCGGCAGGAAAAATGGCTTAACCGGTTTCCTGCTGCTTCAAATGATTCCGAACTTTGCTGCACTAATAGCAATCTATGTTTTGGCAACTTTAACTGGGCTGCTGGATACGCACATTGGATTAATTTGTATATATGTAGGCGGACAAATTCCGATGAATACATGGCTGATGAAAGGATATCTTGATACCATTCCAAAAGAATTGGATGAGTCAGCAAAAATAGATGGGGCTGGAAACTTCCGAATCTTTTTCCAAATCGTAATGCCGCTTGCAAAACCTATAATCGCTGTTATTGCTTTGTTTTCTTTCATAGCGCCATTTGGTGATTTTATCATCGCAAGCATCATGCTTCGATCAGATAGTAACTATACATTGGCTGTCGGCCTTTACGATCTTGTTGCGAATAAATTTGGTGCGGAGTTTACAACCTTTGCTGCCGGATCTGTTTTAATTGCTTTGCCAATCGCTATTTTGTTCCTATGCTTCCAGCGCTATTTTGTATCTGGTTTAACAGCTGGCGGAACAAAAGGATAA
- a CDS encoding carbohydrate ABC transporter permease, giving the protein MLETAPLSYSTSHRKKALILSIIPGLGQLYNKQIFKGIAFLVLSAAFIYVFGNLLNMGLWGLVTLGTELPRDNSVYLLVEGILAVIVILFGLGFYSFNLRDAYKTGLKRDLNEPVSSLKEQYHNLTQSGFPYLIMSPGFLLLVFVVIFPLIFVILLAFTNYDLYHSPPANLFKWVGLNNFTSIFTVDIWRQTFFSVLAWTIVWTFVATTCQVALGIFLAIVVNQKDIKGKAIIRTIFILPWAVPSFVSILVFAGMFNESFGTINENILAFFGIHGLPWMTNPFYTKVALILIQSWLGFPFIFAMTTGVLQSIPGELYEAATVDGASRFQQFRNITLPLVLIATAPVLITQYTFNFNNFSIIYLFNGGGPAVSGQNAGGTDILISWIYQLTMNSAEYSKAATLTLLLSIIVVGVALWQFRRTKSFQEEDMM; this is encoded by the coding sequence ATGCTTGAGACAGCACCACTATCCTACTCAACCAGCCATCGTAAAAAAGCACTTATTCTATCCATTATTCCAGGCTTAGGCCAGCTTTATAATAAACAGATATTTAAAGGAATTGCTTTTCTAGTATTAAGCGCAGCGTTCATCTATGTCTTTGGCAATCTGCTGAACATGGGTCTATGGGGTCTCGTGACTTTGGGAACCGAATTACCCCGGGATAACTCAGTTTACTTATTAGTAGAAGGAATTCTTGCAGTGATTGTTATTTTATTCGGCCTCGGATTTTATTCCTTCAATCTGCGGGATGCCTATAAAACAGGCTTGAAACGCGACCTGAATGAACCGGTTTCCTCATTAAAGGAACAATATCATAATCTTACGCAAAGCGGTTTCCCTTATTTAATCATGTCACCAGGATTCTTGCTTCTCGTATTTGTGGTTATTTTCCCGCTTATTTTCGTTATCCTTCTTGCTTTTACAAATTATGATTTATACCACTCACCGCCTGCAAATCTATTTAAATGGGTTGGCCTTAATAACTTTACTTCCATTTTTACAGTGGATATCTGGCGCCAAACCTTCTTCTCTGTTTTAGCTTGGACAATTGTTTGGACTTTTGTTGCTACAACATGCCAGGTTGCTTTGGGCATTTTTCTTGCTATCGTTGTAAACCAAAAGGATATTAAAGGAAAAGCCATCATCCGTACAATTTTCATCCTGCCATGGGCCGTTCCTTCATTCGTTTCTATTCTGGTATTCGCCGGCATGTTTAATGAGTCGTTTGGAACCATTAACGAAAATATACTTGCATTCTTTGGTATTCATGGTCTTCCATGGATGACAAATCCTTTTTATACAAAGGTTGCATTGATACTGATTCAAAGCTGGCTGGGATTCCCGTTCATTTTTGCAATGACAACAGGGGTGCTTCAATCAATTCCTGGAGAGCTTTATGAAGCAGCTACAGTGGATGGTGCATCCAGGTTTCAACAGTTTAGAAACATTACATTGCCGCTGGTCTTAATTGCAACAGCGCCTGTTTTAATTACTCAATACACATTTAATTTTAATAACTTCAGTATTATTTACTTGTTTAACGGCGGCGGTCCTGCTGTATCCGGCCAGAACGCTGGAGGCACAGATATTTTAATCTCCTGGATATACCAGCTGACAATGAACTCTGCTGAATATTCAAAAGCAGCAACACTTACACTTCTTTTATCGATTATCGTTGTAGGTGTAGCACTTTGGCAGTTTAGAAGAACGAAATCATTCCAAGAAGAGGATATGATGTAA
- a CDS encoding extracellular solute-binding protein, producing the protein MKKTLSVFAMAVVIAGALAACGPTNNSSSNNTSSKGTTASKPAKLVVWEDQKKSGWLQKVAADFKKKYGITVEYKEVEMATKMGQQLRLDGPAGKGPDIVTLPHDQIGQVVTEGLIAPLNVDQSVVNRFSKSSIAAETYKGKLYGLPKSTETPVFVYNKDLMKTPPKTMEDLYNFSKGFTKNGNYGFLALFDNYYFAHGIMASMGSYVFKNNNGTLDPNDLGLNNAGAIQGANYMAKWYKEGLFPRGIIGANGGSTVDGLFTQGKVASVMNGPWAFQPYTSAGIKIGMTAMPTLNGQHIKTFMGVKGWHVSAFSKNQEWATKLVDFMTSDENAKYRFTQTQEVPPNVALLNDPVIKDNEGAKAVAEQSQYAEPMPNIPETAQVWTPMGNALQTVVTGKADAKTALDNAVKQIKDQIKSTK; encoded by the coding sequence ATGAAAAAGACACTATCGGTTTTTGCGATGGCTGTTGTGATAGCCGGTGCTCTTGCTGCATGTGGACCAACAAATAACTCAAGCAGCAATAATACTAGCTCAAAAGGCACTACTGCTTCTAAACCTGCTAAATTAGTAGTCTGGGAAGATCAAAAAAAATCAGGCTGGCTTCAAAAAGTAGCAGCAGATTTCAAAAAGAAGTACGGCATTACAGTTGAATACAAAGAAGTTGAAATGGCAACGAAAATGGGTCAGCAATTGCGTTTAGACGGTCCTGCAGGAAAAGGTCCGGATATCGTAACTCTTCCTCATGACCAAATCGGCCAAGTCGTTACAGAAGGGCTAATTGCTCCGCTTAACGTAGATCAAAGTGTAGTAAATAGATTCTCTAAATCATCTATTGCTGCAGAAACTTATAAAGGAAAGCTATACGGCCTTCCTAAGTCAACGGAAACACCGGTATTTGTTTATAACAAAGATCTAATGAAGACGCCTCCTAAAACAATGGAGGATCTGTATAACTTCTCTAAAGGCTTTACCAAAAACGGAAATTACGGTTTCCTTGCTCTTTTTGACAACTACTACTTTGCACATGGAATCATGGCCAGCATGGGTTCATATGTATTCAAAAACAACAATGGCACGCTTGACCCGAATGACCTTGGCTTAAATAATGCCGGAGCTATTCAAGGTGCTAATTACATGGCTAAATGGTATAAAGAAGGCTTATTCCCTAGAGGAATCATTGGTGCTAACGGTGGATCTACTGTCGATGGACTTTTCACACAAGGTAAAGTAGCTTCCGTTATGAACGGTCCTTGGGCATTCCAGCCATACACATCTGCAGGAATCAAAATTGGCATGACAGCTATGCCTACGCTTAATGGACAACACATTAAAACATTCATGGGTGTTAAAGGATGGCATGTATCTGCATTCTCTAAGAACCAAGAATGGGCTACAAAGCTTGTTGACTTCATGACATCTGATGAAAATGCTAAATATCGCTTCACACAAACACAAGAGGTTCCACCAAACGTTGCTCTTTTAAATGATCCTGTTATTAAAGATAACGAAGGTGCAAAAGCTGTAGCAGAACAATCACAATATGCTGAACCAATGCCAAATATCCCTGAAACTGCACAAGTTTGGACTCCAATGGGTAATGCATTGCAAACAGTTGTAACTGGCAAAGCGGATGCTAAAACAGCTCTAGATAACGCTGTTAAACAAATTAAAGATCAAATTAAGTCTACGAAGTAA
- a CDS encoding glycoside hydrolase family 13 protein produces MLKEAIYHRPKDNYAYVCTNGELHIQIRTQKGDIKKVSLIHGDPYNWVDGKWITAEASMKKSGSDQLFDYWFISLKPPFKRLRYGFILDDGAESAVYTEKGYYTEAPVDDTAYYFCFPFMNDADIFRAPDWVKNTVWYQIFPERFANGNKDNDPDGALPWGSEEPAPNNFFGGDMEGVIDHIDYLKELGISGIYFTPIFKAYSNHKYDTIDYMEIDPQFGSKETLKKLIEVCHQNGIKVMLDAVFNHSGFYFPQFQDVLKNGEKSVYKNWFHIHEFPLVTEPRPNYDTFAFTPFMPKLNTENPDVREYLLEVGRYWVREFNIDGWRLDVANEVDHAFWRDFRKEVKAIKPDLYILGEIWHDSMPWLRGDQFDAVMNYPFTTNIINLFAKRTIGVKEFIENMSHVIHMYPKTINEVAFNLVGSHDTPRILTLCGEDIERLKQIYSLLLTFGGTPCIYYGDEIGMTGSQDPGCRKCMEWDKEKQNLELFHHVQTLICLRKEHPLLANEGEFSFVSPAEEESCLAYTKTNGEKTILVILNTTEEQAVYTLPDGLCKTNAKNLWNNEELEWENEQKLKINENGTAIIEFS; encoded by the coding sequence TTGTTAAAAGAGGCAATTTATCATAGACCTAAAGACAATTATGCATACGTTTGCACAAATGGAGAGCTTCACATTCAAATTCGCACTCAAAAAGGAGATATTAAGAAAGTCAGCCTTATCCATGGGGATCCATATAATTGGGTAGACGGAAAATGGATAACGGCTGAAGCTTCCATGAAGAAAAGCGGCAGTGATCAGCTGTTTGATTACTGGTTCATTTCTTTGAAGCCTCCTTTCAAGCGCCTTAGGTACGGCTTCATTTTAGATGATGGTGCAGAATCAGCTGTATATACAGAAAAAGGCTATTACACGGAAGCACCAGTAGATGATACAGCTTATTACTTCTGTTTTCCTTTTATGAATGATGCTGATATCTTTCGGGCTCCTGACTGGGTAAAAAATACGGTATGGTATCAAATATTTCCTGAAAGGTTTGCCAATGGCAATAAAGACAACGACCCTGACGGCGCTTTGCCTTGGGGAAGCGAGGAACCAGCGCCCAACAATTTCTTTGGCGGAGATATGGAGGGCGTCATTGACCATATTGATTACCTAAAAGAATTAGGCATCAGCGGTATTTACTTTACTCCTATATTCAAGGCGTATTCAAATCATAAATACGATACGATTGATTATATGGAAATCGATCCCCAATTCGGAAGTAAAGAAACCTTAAAAAAACTCATCGAGGTCTGCCACCAAAACGGCATAAAGGTGATGCTTGATGCCGTCTTTAATCATAGCGGCTTTTATTTCCCTCAGTTCCAGGATGTTTTAAAGAACGGAGAGAAGTCAGTCTATAAAAATTGGTTCCATATTCATGAGTTTCCGCTTGTTACTGAGCCAAGACCAAATTACGATACCTTTGCCTTCACTCCTTTTATGCCAAAATTAAATACCGAAAATCCAGATGTCCGTGAGTATTTATTAGAGGTAGGACGTTATTGGGTAAGAGAATTTAATATCGACGGCTGGCGTTTGGATGTAGCAAACGAAGTGGACCATGCCTTCTGGCGTGATTTCCGTAAAGAAGTAAAGGCGATTAAGCCTGACCTGTATATCCTGGGTGAAATCTGGCATGATTCAATGCCGTGGCTGCGGGGCGATCAATTTGATGCAGTGATGAATTACCCTTTTACAACAAATATCATAAATCTATTTGCAAAACGCACAATTGGGGTAAAGGAATTCATTGAAAATATGAGCCATGTCATTCACATGTATCCAAAAACGATCAATGAAGTAGCCTTTAATCTCGTTGGAAGCCATGATACACCAAGAATCTTAACACTGTGCGGTGAAGATATTGAACGCTTAAAACAAATTTACAGCTTATTATTAACGTTTGGCGGCACTCCCTGCATCTATTATGGAGATGAGATTGGCATGACAGGCTCCCAGGATCCGGGCTGCAGAAAATGCATGGAGTGGGACAAAGAAAAACAGAATCTGGAACTCTTCCATCATGTTCAGACGCTTATTTGCTTGCGCAAAGAGCACCCACTATTAGCAAATGAAGGTGAGTTCTCATTTGTTTCACCTGCAGAAGAAGAAAGCTGCCTGGCTTACACAAAAACAAATGGAGAAAAAACCATCCTAGTGATACTGAATACAACTGAAGAACAAGCAGTATATACCCTTCCTGATGGATTGTGCAAAACAAATGCTAAAAACCTTTGGAACAACGAAGAATTAGAATGGGAAAATGAACAAAAGCTAAAAATCAATGAAAATGGAACAGCCATTATAGAGTTTTCATAA
- a CDS encoding SLAP domain-containing protein gives MQKLQFEASWDRTISNGDREKIKKAFDETCLAENKEMITPLWQALNYKNDLLITVLVHNFSNHPLFFLERKIAYVEDQKVMAEYLFTIPALKVEPLTSMPWTFIFPAKNISEQASYKQGFLVFNE, from the coding sequence ATGCAAAAACTTCAATTTGAAGCTTCATGGGACAGGACAATTTCTAATGGAGACAGAGAAAAAATTAAAAAAGCATTTGATGAAACCTGTTTGGCTGAAAATAAAGAGATGATTACCCCTTTGTGGCAGGCTCTTAATTACAAAAACGACCTGCTGATAACCGTTCTTGTTCATAACTTTTCCAACCATCCTCTCTTCTTTCTCGAAAGGAAAATAGCGTATGTAGAGGATCAAAAAGTAATGGCGGAATACCTCTTTACCATTCCGGCCTTAAAAGTAGAGCCTCTGACAAGCATGCCATGGACATTTATTTTTCCTGCTAAAAATATCAGTGAACAGGCATCATATAAACAGGGATTCCTTGTATTTAATGAATAG
- a CDS encoding SGNH/GDSL hydrolase family protein translates to MEIKLNQKLLFIGDSITDCDRVMPHGEGGFGALGKGYVSFVDALLQAVYPELGIRVVNKGISGHTVRDLKNRWHEDVMAQKPDWLSIMIGINDVWRQYDTPFIKENHVYAEEYEETLRKLVTDTQPLVEQIVLMSPFYLESNEQDKMRQTMNQYGHIVKKIAEDTNCLFVDTQAAFNVVLKELYSAALAWDRVHPSAAGHMVLARAFLNRVGFEWARSSLASAQTIIG, encoded by the coding sequence ATGGAGATTAAATTAAATCAAAAGCTTTTATTTATTGGGGATTCCATTACCGATTGTGATAGGGTCATGCCTCATGGAGAAGGGGGATTCGGTGCACTTGGCAAAGGATATGTGTCATTTGTTGATGCTCTTCTTCAAGCTGTATATCCTGAATTGGGAATCAGGGTTGTAAATAAGGGGATAAGCGGACATACTGTTCGGGATTTAAAAAATAGATGGCACGAGGATGTAATGGCTCAAAAACCAGATTGGCTGTCTATTATGATAGGAATCAATGATGTCTGGCGGCAATACGATACACCATTTATTAAAGAAAATCATGTTTATGCAGAAGAATATGAGGAAACTCTTAGGAAGCTTGTTACGGATACTCAGCCGTTGGTAGAACAAATTGTCCTAATGTCACCATTTTACTTGGAAAGCAATGAACAGGATAAAATGCGCCAGACAATGAATCAATACGGCCATATCGTAAAGAAGATTGCTGAAGACACCAATTGTTTATTTGTAGATACTCAAGCAGCGTTTAATGTGGTACTAAAGGAGCTTTATTCTGCTGCATTAGCTTGGGACCGTGTACATCCATCAGCTGCTGGCCATATGGTGCTGGCAAGAGCTTTCTTGAACCGGGTGGGCTTTGAGTGGGCACGTTCGAGTTTGGCGTCGGCACAAACTATTATTGGATAA
- the yyaC gene encoding spore protease YyaC — protein MLNHHETCGKLDMNKGFIPYNDKLAPLYIRNILHTLIPSSTQTIYVLGIGSNRITGDSLGSLVGTLLHNLYPRHMKIIGCLASPLDAVTFIPRLSHTNFPEKSFVITVDSALGTIETKNSMVIRKGPFQPGAGLGHSFPFIGDCSVMGVVHEKDAAAENSLVFTNLHLIYTMAINIAKGISLAVRQFYRYPSDEPLLVLP, from the coding sequence GTGCTGAATCATCATGAGACCTGTGGCAAATTAGATATGAACAAAGGATTTATTCCGTATAACGACAAACTGGCTCCGCTTTATATCCGCAACATCTTGCATACTCTTATTCCATCATCAACTCAAACGATTTATGTACTCGGCATTGGCTCAAACAGGATAACTGGAGACAGTCTGGGTTCTTTAGTCGGTACCTTGCTGCATAACCTGTACCCCAGACATATGAAAATCATAGGCTGCCTAGCCTCTCCATTAGACGCCGTTACCTTTATTCCTCGGCTTTCACATACGAATTTTCCTGAAAAAAGCTTTGTCATTACGGTAGATAGTGCTCTTGGGACAATAGAAACAAAAAACTCCATGGTAATCCGCAAAGGTCCCTTTCAACCCGGCGCAGGCCTTGGCCACTCCTTCCCTTTCATTGGAGATTGCAGTGTGATGGGAGTTGTCCATGAAAAGGATGCAGCTGCTGAAAACTCTCTTGTCTTTACAAACCTTCACCTTATTTATACAATGGCCATCAACATCGCAAAAGGAATATCACTTGCTGTCAGGCAATTTTATCGCTATCCATCGGATGAGCCTCTTTTAGTGTTGCCATAA
- a CDS encoding GerAB/ArcD/ProY family transporter, whose translation MRQIGLYQLLAVLILSISLMTHVILIPLILSASGRDSWFSILLTGFLFLIFVFPLCFIIKKTKQKSITKWLKVQSNAFVSFSVITVTSILLFLISFVTIKDTTSWTSESYLPNTPLLVIASCLLILSIINAYFGIETIAINSALIFPFVVAFGFFVMGGNFNKKNYSLLFPLFEHVTNHYLEGICIAGGGLSEILLILFLQHHV comes from the coding sequence ATGAGGCAGATCGGATTGTATCAATTGCTCGCAGTTTTAATTTTATCGATATCTCTGATGACCCATGTTATTTTAATTCCACTAATATTATCAGCGTCAGGACGGGACTCATGGTTTAGCATTTTGCTGACAGGGTTTTTATTTCTTATTTTTGTTTTTCCGCTTTGCTTTATCATAAAAAAAACGAAACAAAAGTCTATTACGAAGTGGCTTAAAGTTCAGAGCAATGCTTTTGTATCGTTTAGCGTCATTACAGTAACTAGCATTTTGCTATTCCTCATTTCCTTTGTAACGATTAAAGATACTACATCCTGGACCTCTGAATCTTATCTTCCTAATACTCCCTTGCTTGTGATTGCAAGCTGCCTGCTAATTTTATCTATCATAAACGCTTATTTCGGTATAGAAACGATTGCAATCAATTCTGCTTTAATCTTTCCGTTTGTGGTAGCGTTTGGCTTTTTTGTTATGGGAGGTAATTTCAACAAGAAAAATTATAGTTTACTTTTTCCTTTATTTGAACATGTTACTAATCACTATCTGGAAGGAATATGTATTGCTGGTGGAGGTTTGTCTGAAATCCTTCTAATCTTATTTTTGCAGCATCATGTCTAA